The Bacillus carboniphilus genome contains a region encoding:
- the queE gene encoding 7-carboxy-7-deazaguanine synthase QueE codes for MSKNKIPVLEIFGPTIQGEGMVVGQKTMFVRTAGCDYSCSWCDSAFTWDGSAKNDIKRMDPSEIVERLIEIGGKNFTHVTISGGNPALLSQLDLLIDLLHQNDLQVAVETQGTKYQEWFLKIDQLTISPKPPSSNMETNYEKLDIIIEKLIKKNRLLSTSLKVVIFNQEDLQYATMIHERYPTVPFYLQVGNPIIIEEDRELLVSKLLVKYEWLINEVLSNPKLNNAKVLPQLHTLVWGNKRGV; via the coding sequence ATGAGTAAAAACAAGATTCCTGTTTTAGAGATTTTTGGTCCAACCATACAAGGAGAAGGGATGGTCGTTGGACAAAAAACAATGTTTGTGCGAACCGCTGGATGCGACTACTCATGCTCTTGGTGTGATTCTGCATTCACATGGGATGGATCAGCTAAAAATGATATTAAAAGGATGGACCCTTCTGAAATAGTGGAAAGGCTTATTGAAATAGGAGGAAAGAATTTTACCCACGTAACCATTTCAGGAGGGAATCCAGCTCTTCTCTCTCAATTAGATTTGTTAATAGATCTACTCCATCAAAATGATTTGCAAGTAGCTGTAGAAACACAAGGAACGAAATATCAAGAATGGTTTTTGAAAATTGACCAATTAACGATATCACCTAAACCCCCTAGTTCAAACATGGAAACAAACTATGAAAAACTAGACATTATTATAGAAAAGTTAATAAAAAAAAATAGGCTATTATCGACCAGTTTAAAAGTTGTTATTTTTAATCAAGAAGATTTACAGTATGCAACAATGATCCATGAGCGATATCCAACTGTCCCCTTTTATTTGCAAGTTGGAAATCCAATTATAATTGAGGAAGATAGGGAACTACTTGTCTCAAAATTGTTAGTGAAGTATGAGTGGTTAATTAATGAAGTTTTATCAAACCCAAAGTTAAATAACGCAAAGGTTCTTCCTCAACTTCATACACTTGTGTGGGGAAATAAGCGAGGAGTGTAA
- the queF gene encoding preQ(1) synthase produces MSGRKERELNGVTLLGNQGTEYPTDYSSNILEAFDNKHRARDYFVKFNCPEFTSLCPKTGQPDFATIYISYIPDEKMVESKSLKLYLFSFRNHGDFHEDCMNIIMNDLIELMNPRYIEVWGKFTPRGGISIDPYVNYGIPGTKYEKMAEHRLLNHDLYPEKIDNR; encoded by the coding sequence GTGTCAGGACGAAAAGAACGAGAACTAAATGGGGTTACTTTATTAGGTAATCAAGGAACTGAGTATCCTACAGATTACTCTTCTAATATATTGGAAGCATTTGATAACAAGCATAGAGCTAGGGATTATTTTGTTAAATTTAATTGTCCTGAATTTACAAGTCTATGTCCGAAAACAGGTCAACCGGATTTTGCAACCATTTATATTAGTTATATTCCTGATGAAAAGATGGTTGAAAGTAAGTCCTTAAAGTTATATTTGTTTAGTTTTCGAAATCATGGAGATTTTCATGAGGATTGCATGAATATTATCATGAACGATTTAATCGAATTGATGAATCCTCGCTATATTGAGGTTTGGGGAAAGTTTACTCCAAGAGGTGGAATTTCGATCGATCCATACGTTAATTACGGAATACCTGGAACAAAATATGAAAAGATGGCTGAACATCGTTTGTTGAATCATGATTTATATCCAGAGAAAATCGATAATCGTTAA
- a CDS encoding YkvS family protein has protein sequence MKIAEVGNVIEFKGGYKGIVEKVNENSVIVDLTYMENFQELELERKTVVNHKNYKIISE, from the coding sequence ATGAAAATTGCTGAAGTTGGTAATGTAATCGAATTTAAAGGTGGATACAAAGGAATTGTTGAAAAAGTAAATGAAAACTCCGTCATTGTCGATTTAACTTACATGGAAAACTTTCAAGAATTAGAACTAGAAAGAAAAACAGTAGTGAATCATAAAAACTACAAAATCATTTCGGAATAA
- a CDS encoding sigma-70 family RNA polymerase sigma factor yields the protein MKDFDKVYDLNFPLVLSIVNELNIYKNREDYIQIGYIALWKAYNRFDERKGKFSSFAYKTIKGELLNELTRQNKMQVECSQQTVVNEVTMYDTYMVELENYLCSVKPLLTENQYLWLHFYVLEGKGPKDIAKLLNTTEAAVKSWRKRALMKLRTLS from the coding sequence TTGAAAGATTTCGATAAGGTATACGATCTCAATTTTCCTCTTGTCCTATCAATTGTGAATGAGTTAAATATATACAAAAATAGAGAGGATTATATACAGATAGGCTATATTGCTTTATGGAAAGCTTATAATAGATTTGATGAACGTAAAGGAAAGTTTTCAAGCTTTGCATATAAAACGATAAAAGGGGAACTTCTAAATGAATTGACTAGACAAAATAAGATGCAGGTAGAATGTTCTCAGCAAACGGTTGTAAATGAAGTAACCATGTATGATACCTACATGGTTGAGCTTGAAAATTATTTATGCTCCGTGAAGCCTCTTTTAACAGAGAATCAGTATTTGTGGCTTCATTTTTATGTGTTAGAAGGAAAAGGACCTAAAGATATTGCCAAATTATTAAATACGACAGAAGCTGCCGTAAAAAGTTGGAGAAAACGTGCCTTAATGAAACTAAGAACACTTTCTTAA
- a CDS encoding cell wall hydrolase, whose product MKNCLKVVGALCFGFVAASLFPNSTEAAQTHTIEEGDTLYQLGIQYGVPTNDIIEENNLTSDVIYIGDTLVIPGSIISQSEKQLLAQLIHAEAESEPYAGKVAVGTVVLNRVDSSEFPNSISDVIYDKSYGYYAFSPVENGRINNSPNSDSVKAAEEAISFRGQGSGSLYFYNPDTATNNWIANNKQQTIKIGSHVFAK is encoded by the coding sequence ATGAAAAATTGCTTAAAAGTTGTCGGAGCTCTATGTTTTGGTTTTGTCGCTGCCAGCTTGTTTCCTAATTCTACTGAAGCAGCTCAGACCCACACAATTGAAGAAGGGGACACACTTTATCAATTAGGAATTCAATATGGTGTTCCTACTAATGATATTATTGAAGAAAACAACTTAACTAGTGATGTAATTTATATTGGTGATACTCTAGTAATCCCTGGTTCTATTATTTCTCAAAGTGAGAAACAGCTACTGGCTCAACTAATTCATGCTGAAGCCGAAAGTGAACCGTATGCAGGAAAGGTTGCGGTTGGGACAGTAGTATTAAACCGAGTAGACAGTTCTGAGTTCCCAAATTCGATTTCAGATGTAATCTATGATAAATCTTATGGTTACTATGCATTTTCACCTGTAGAAAATGGTCGTATTAATAACTCACCAAATAGTGATTCCGTAAAAGCAGCAGAGGAAGCAATCTCATTCCGTGGACAAGGAAGTGGCTCACTATACTTCTATAATCCAGATACGGCTACGAATAATTGGATTGCAAATAATAAGCAACAAACAATTAAAATTGGAAGCCATGTTTTTGCTAAATAA
- a CDS encoding oligosaccharide flippase family protein, translating into MKTFLRGTLLLTIAAFIGECIEFFINMILARELQESGMGHYMSILPIIYFLAIIASFELPISISKYVAENKSVYHKQFLTYSLKIAFMVSVIISGLAMVVLSNLSFMTFYHPHTIWLLIVMIPLLSFSSVARGYFMGTHQMGKIAFANGSRKAFQLILLLLLFQTLIKNQQHALLMALAAFVVSEVMMVVYLMVAFYLQMKGLKQKQSHSHSSSFIQKQLFSISIPTTGLRLFHSFTHVLQPFLIKISLVNAGYTKIAANEHFGLLSGVAISIGFFPAFIAHSLLVALIPSVSEAKAKNDQVMLINLLRRVCVITLGYGIPAIFIIYWFAEPLTYLFFDSTSAVQYLILLLPYFFFHYLVVPLQAYLIGLHLIKPAFMQTVWSHLVMFILMYLLGSQSEWHMTGVILSMNIGAVVQFLLHYFTICKKIGFSFRKHILIN; encoded by the coding sequence ATGAAAACTTTTTTAAGAGGAACACTTCTATTAACAATAGCCGCATTTATAGGAGAATGTATTGAATTTTTTATCAACATGATTTTGGCTAGAGAGCTTCAAGAGTCAGGAATGGGCCATTACATGTCGATATTACCGATTATATATTTCTTAGCTATAATCGCTAGCTTTGAGTTACCCATTTCTATTTCAAAATATGTAGCAGAGAATAAGTCTGTCTATCATAAGCAATTCCTTACCTATTCTCTAAAAATTGCCTTCATGGTTTCTGTAATCATTAGCGGTTTAGCTATGGTTGTTTTATCTAATCTTTCCTTTATGACATTTTATCATCCTCACACGATATGGTTATTAATTGTTATGATTCCGCTTTTATCATTTTCTTCTGTGGCGAGAGGTTATTTTATGGGAACTCATCAAATGGGGAAGATTGCTTTTGCTAATGGCAGTAGAAAAGCGTTTCAATTGATTCTCTTGCTCCTTTTATTCCAAACGCTTATAAAGAATCAACAACACGCGCTATTAATGGCTTTAGCTGCCTTTGTTGTCAGTGAAGTGATGATGGTGGTTTATTTAATGGTCGCATTTTATTTACAAATGAAAGGGTTAAAACAAAAACAAAGTCATTCTCATTCGTCCTCGTTTATACAAAAACAATTGTTCAGCATCTCTATTCCAACAACTGGTTTGCGTTTGTTTCATTCATTTACACATGTGCTACAACCGTTTCTTATTAAAATATCATTAGTGAATGCTGGTTATACGAAGATAGCTGCTAATGAACATTTCGGGTTATTAAGTGGTGTAGCCATATCTATAGGCTTTTTTCCTGCTTTTATCGCTCATTCTTTGTTAGTCGCCTTAATTCCTTCAGTCTCAGAAGCTAAAGCTAAAAATGATCAAGTGATGCTAATCAATTTGTTAAGAAGAGTTTGTGTCATCACGCTAGGGTATGGGATTCCGGCTATCTTCATCATTTATTGGTTTGCTGAACCTTTAACTTATTTATTCTTTGACTCTACCTCCGCCGTTCAATATTTAATTCTTTTACTTCCCTATTTCTTTTTTCATTACTTAGTGGTTCCTTTGCAAGCTTATTTAATCGGCCTTCATTTAATAAAACCCGCTTTCATGCAAACAGTGTGGTCCCATCTCGTTATGTTTATTTTGATGTATTTATTAGGGTCTCAATCAGAATGGCATATGACAGGGGTTATTCTTTCGATGAATATAGGTGCGGTAGTACAATTTCTTCTCCATTACTTCACCATTTGTAAAAAGATTGGTTTTAGTTTTCGGAAGCACATCCTAATTAACTGA
- a CDS encoding spore germination protein, giving the protein MFLRRKKIKLKTQERWEELTSSKEQEKTLPTTSAEELTKLLKDELGNYEDFVSRKVETQGQVIMVYYLSLLVETDIVNEDILRSIIRSEKVIEEVSDLFSVITSNKLSVEKDYKKIVSSIRKGFSFVFL; this is encoded by the coding sequence ATGTTTCTGCGTCGAAAGAAAATCAAGCTTAAAACTCAAGAGCGTTGGGAAGAGTTAACATCTTCAAAGGAACAAGAAAAAACATTACCAACAACTAGTGCCGAGGAATTAACGAAACTGTTGAAAGATGAGCTAGGCAACTACGAGGACTTTGTTTCTCGAAAGGTCGAGACCCAAGGTCAAGTCATTATGGTGTATTATCTTTCTCTTTTAGTTGAGACCGATATTGTGAATGAAGATATTCTTAGGTCCATTATTCGATCGGAAAAAGTAATAGAAGAGGTCTCTGATTTATTTAGTGTCATTACTTCTAATAAGCTGAGCGTAGAAAAAGATTATAAAAAGATTGTTTCTTCCATAAGAAAAGGATTTTCGTTTGTTTTTTTGTGA
- a CDS encoding spore germination protein, whose translation MLVNTAKRDSRSVETAEIESTVYGPKIAFTEHIDTNLNIIKHRIDDDKLRIDSLSVGDRVHTDVKIVYIEDVTDKKLVDTIKKRLNDLTVDDVLDSSLLVQMIEDNSWTIFPQFLITELPDRFSMSLLRGKIGILVDKSSMSIICPSSFLSFFESMEDLYMHWSMATFIRWVRIVFNVYFCHFNSCLCGCLNVSLRGNSASAINFFRTVKSKCPLSPRF comes from the coding sequence ATGCTTGTTAATACTGCCAAAAGGGATAGTCGTTCAGTAGAAACGGCGGAAATCGAATCAACTGTTTATGGACCGAAGATCGCGTTCACCGAACATATTGATACAAACTTGAACATTATTAAACATCGTATCGATGATGATAAACTTCGAATCGATTCGCTTTCTGTGGGGGATCGAGTTCATACGGATGTGAAAATCGTTTATATTGAAGATGTGACGGATAAAAAACTTGTCGATACAATTAAAAAACGTCTCAATGACTTAACAGTGGATGATGTCTTGGATAGTTCCCTTTTAGTACAGATGATTGAAGATAACTCGTGGACCATTTTTCCTCAGTTTTTAATAACCGAGTTGCCTGACCGCTTCAGTATGTCTTTATTGAGAGGGAAAATTGGCATTTTAGTTGATAAAAGCTCGATGTCGATTATTTGTCCCTCTTCCTTCCTCAGTTTTTTTGAATCGATGGAAGACCTGTATATGCACTGGAGTATGGCAACGTTTATTCGATGGGTTAGAATTGTTTTCAATGTTTATTTCTGTCATTTTAACTCCTGCCTATGTGGCTGCCTTAACGTATCATTACGAGGTAATTCCGCAAGCGCTATTAATTTCTTTAGGACAGTCAAGAGCAAATGTCCCCTTTCCCCCCGTTTTTGA
- a CDS encoding spore germination protein, protein MIHLLRITSLDTPYMAPIYPFRWEDLKYSLFRLPEQLNQKRPISNRPLDKQKEQVKN, encoded by the coding sequence ATGATTCATTTGTTAAGAATTACGAGTCTGGATACCCCCTATATGGCACCTATATATCCCTTTCGATGGGAAGACTTAAAATATTCATTATTTCGTCTTCCAGAGCAACTGAATCAAAAGCGGCCAATTAGTAATCGACCATTGGATAAACAGAAAGAACAAGTGAAAAATTGA
- a CDS encoding GerAB/ArcD/ProY family transporter has translation MENKDQNNLFNAPMLIFIVISTQVGVGVAGFQRIIFQEAKQDSWISIVIAGITINLIIWVIVRTVQAYDGKDLFEIHHHVFGKIIGRIFNIIFCIYLLSAYLVIVLDYILIVRVWVFPTLQNWIIGLLLLFLTIYGLLGGLRLIVGIAFTVFFSTIWMLFLLLEPVNYIDVRNLLPVFEASPKQLIIGTYRMTLTVLGFEILYFVLPYVKEKNKSMWFAQIGAVVTTLIYIIVMVISIAYFSPKQLDRTVWATLTMFKIVRFPNLERFEIVAVSMWMIVILPNLLIYMWSAIKGLKRVFTFSTRKAIYLTFPIIFMGILSFTTTEEIIMITDKVSHLGFALAFVYPLFLGMITLLKIRYKEKVVKK, from the coding sequence ATGGAAAATAAGGATCAAAACAACCTATTTAATGCACCTATGCTTATTTTTATTGTGATCTCTACGCAAGTGGGTGTTGGAGTAGCCGGTTTTCAAAGAATTATCTTTCAGGAGGCTAAACAAGACTCTTGGATATCGATCGTAATAGCCGGAATCACCATCAATTTAATTATCTGGGTTATTGTCCGCACAGTTCAAGCATATGATGGGAAAGATTTGTTTGAAATCCATCACCATGTTTTTGGAAAGATAATTGGCCGCATTTTCAATATCATTTTTTGTATTTACTTATTGTCAGCCTACTTAGTGATCGTTTTAGACTATATTTTGATTGTGAGGGTATGGGTTTTCCCCACATTACAAAACTGGATTATTGGTCTTCTGTTGTTGTTTTTAACAATCTATGGTCTACTGGGTGGTTTGAGATTGATTGTTGGAATTGCCTTTACTGTTTTTTTTAGTACGATATGGATGCTGTTTTTGTTATTAGAACCAGTTAATTATATTGATGTCCGTAATTTATTGCCTGTTTTTGAAGCGAGTCCAAAGCAACTAATAATAGGTACTTATCGTATGACCTTAACGGTTTTAGGATTTGAAATTCTTTATTTTGTTTTACCCTATGTGAAAGAAAAAAATAAGTCTATGTGGTTCGCCCAAATTGGAGCAGTCGTAACCACCCTTATTTACATCATTGTCATGGTGATTTCCATCGCTTATTTTTCACCAAAGCAGTTAGATCGAACTGTTTGGGCTACGTTAACAATGTTTAAGATTGTTCGTTTTCCCAACTTAGAAAGGTTTGAAATTGTGGCTGTTTCTATGTGGATGATTGTAATTCTACCCAATTTATTAATTTACATGTGGTCGGCTATCAAGGGGTTAAAAAGAGTGTTTACGTTTTCGACAAGAAAGGCAATTTATTTAACGTTTCCAATCATATTTATGGGTATTTTATCTTTTACGACGACGGAAGAAATTATTATGATAACCGATAAGGTCAGTCATCTCGGGTTCGCTCTTGCATTTGTCTATCCATTATTTTTAGGAATGATTACTTTATTAAAAATAAGATATAAAGAAAAGGTTGTTAAAAAATGA
- a CDS encoding Ger(x)C family spore germination protein has translation MKKICLLLFICLLLLTSCLQVSYIEKVGVVTTFGYDLMEDGERLRGTAVTFQFDPTRQDISQTLFGMANTSKGVREMMNASTSYRLVPGQLQVVIFGQPLAEEGVFELVDTEIRDAKVGTTIHLSVSETSAENILTTKVMGSSINIGEYINRLLEQNIKIENVISSTLHEFLQNYYTVGIDPTMPILSTDKEVIKFVGTALFKKDQFVSSIDSRQSLYLKMLKKPLKSGTIEVVIPREKLKSIITSQGEEEENVNITLANEKSKTKIKVKKQQTPAFELQTSLRARLIEISAELDVSNPKTIPTLQKEISKAVKKQLTETIKIVQESNTDPVGFGIHYKSDTRNVNLTEKEWRSLYEDASFSTSVKLEIDSTGVID, from the coding sequence ATGAAGAAAATATGTCTCCTGTTATTTATTTGCTTGCTTCTTCTAACCTCATGTTTACAAGTAAGCTATATAGAGAAAGTAGGCGTCGTTACGACTTTTGGATATGATCTGATGGAAGATGGGGAAAGGCTTAGAGGGACGGCTGTTACTTTTCAATTTGATCCCACAAGGCAAGACATATCTCAAACACTTTTTGGAATGGCGAACACAAGTAAAGGTGTTAGGGAAATGATGAATGCGAGTACAAGCTACCGTTTAGTACCAGGTCAATTACAAGTTGTTATCTTTGGTCAGCCGCTTGCAGAGGAAGGAGTATTTGAACTAGTAGATACTGAAATAAGAGATGCGAAGGTAGGTACAACAATTCATTTATCAGTGAGTGAGACCAGTGCAGAAAACATATTAACAACAAAGGTCATGGGTAGTTCAATTAATATTGGTGAATATATTAATCGACTACTCGAGCAAAATATAAAAATTGAAAATGTCATTTCTTCAACTTTACATGAATTTTTACAAAACTATTACACTGTCGGTATTGATCCTACTATGCCTATTCTGTCAACTGATAAAGAGGTTATTAAGTTTGTTGGAACCGCTCTTTTTAAAAAAGATCAATTCGTTAGTAGTATTGATTCAAGACAAAGCTTGTATTTGAAAATGTTAAAAAAGCCATTGAAATCTGGCACGATCGAAGTCGTCATTCCTAGAGAAAAACTTAAATCGATTATAACGAGTCAAGGAGAGGAAGAAGAAAATGTGAATATTACCCTTGCGAATGAAAAGAGTAAAACAAAAATAAAGGTGAAAAAACAACAAACGCCTGCATTTGAACTCCAAACATCATTAAGGGCAAGGTTAATTGAAATATCGGCTGAATTAGACGTTTCAAACCCCAAGACCATTCCAACTCTTCAAAAAGAGATTTCGAAAGCTGTTAAAAAACAATTAACTGAAACGATAAAAATTGTTCAGGAATCGAATACCGATCCTGTTGGATTTGGTATTCACTATAAAAGTGATACGCGTAATGTTAATTTAACAGAAAAAGAATGGAGAAGCCTTTATGAAGACGCTTCTTTCTCTACTTCAGTGAAGCTTGAGATAGATAGTACAGGGGTTATCGATTAA
- a CDS encoding TlpA family protein disulfide reductase, with translation MRKKISIILVFLFSGSFLILLGQLNSEGPNNDIFLSDQRGKQTNLLENSGGKRVINLWTSWCEYCQEELMEIQHFVENNKVYSEQVFSINLTKNEKSEKVVVEFLQNNPVSYPVLFDKKGEAEKYFDVFVIPTTVILDENGDIINRVEGPVSEDQLKDFLEVEN, from the coding sequence GTGAGAAAAAAAATCTCTATCATTTTAGTGTTTTTGTTTAGTGGTTCGTTTCTCATCTTACTTGGTCAATTGAATAGTGAAGGACCAAATAATGATATCTTCCTAAGTGATCAACGCGGGAAACAAACAAATCTTTTGGAAAATAGTGGAGGGAAAAGAGTGATCAATTTGTGGACCAGTTGGTGTGAGTATTGTCAAGAAGAGCTCATGGAAATACAACATTTTGTTGAAAATAATAAGGTTTATAGTGAACAAGTATTTTCCATTAATTTAACAAAAAACGAGAAAAGTGAAAAGGTAGTGGTTGAATTTTTACAAAACAATCCAGTTTCATACCCAGTTTTATTCGATAAAAAAGGGGAAGCTGAAAAATACTTTGATGTATTTGTTATTCCAACAACCGTAATACTTGATGAGAACGGAGATATTATAAATAGAGTGGAAGGACCTGTATCAGAAGATCAACTTAAAGATTTTTTAGAGGTGGAAAACTAA
- a CDS encoding M24 family metallopeptidase, translating to MKQRILNVQQWLSTNHLDLAFISSSENVFYLSGFLCEPHERLLGIFVFSSGDPFLVCPTMEVSQAKEAGWDFSIVSYTDHQDPWELIRLKMSEKEINSPTKMAIEKEFLTYKRTEEISAIFNEVSISSIDEKMNELRVIKSEEELTILRKAAYFADLGIKIGQDALKENITELEVIASIEYELKKQGIREMSFSTLVLFGEKSGQPHGNPGNRKLRKGDFVLFDLGVVYQGYCSDISRTVVFDEANDQQKKIYDTVYKAQLEALNVCKPGAKIGDIDRAARKFIGNAGFGELFPHRIGHGLGLNVHEFPSLNESNLDVLKEGMVFTVEPGIYDEQLGGVRIEDDVVITANGNELLTKSSKEFQVIKK from the coding sequence ATGAAACAACGTATATTAAATGTACAACAATGGTTATCTACAAACCATTTAGATTTAGCCTTTATTTCTTCGTCTGAAAATGTTTTTTATTTATCAGGGTTTCTTTGTGAACCGCATGAACGTTTGCTAGGTATCTTTGTTTTTTCGTCAGGCGATCCTTTTCTAGTGTGTCCAACGATGGAAGTATCACAAGCCAAAGAGGCTGGTTGGGACTTTTCGATCGTTTCTTATACAGATCATCAAGATCCATGGGAGCTTATTCGACTTAAAATGAGTGAAAAAGAGATAAACAGCCCTACAAAAATGGCTATAGAGAAAGAGTTTCTTACATACAAAAGAACAGAAGAAATATCTGCAATTTTTAATGAAGTGTCAATCTCATCTATTGACGAGAAGATGAATGAACTAAGAGTAATAAAAAGTGAAGAAGAGCTAACCATATTACGAAAGGCTGCTTATTTTGCTGACTTAGGGATAAAAATCGGACAAGATGCCCTTAAAGAAAATATAACAGAATTAGAGGTGATCGCCTCTATAGAGTATGAGCTAAAAAAACAAGGTATTCGTGAAATGTCTTTTTCTACCTTAGTTCTTTTTGGTGAAAAGTCAGGTCAACCACATGGAAATCCTGGGAACCGTAAGCTAAGAAAAGGAGATTTTGTTTTATTTGATTTAGGTGTCGTCTATCAAGGGTATTGCTCAGATATTTCTAGAACGGTTGTATTTGATGAAGCAAATGATCAGCAAAAAAAGATTTATGATACTGTTTATAAGGCACAACTTGAAGCGTTAAATGTCTGTAAACCAGGTGCTAAAATTGGTGATATTGACCGTGCAGCAAGAAAATTCATTGGTAATGCTGGTTTTGGAGAATTATTTCCTCACCGTATTGGTCATGGTTTAGGGTTAAATGTACATGAGTTCCCATCCTTAAATGAAAGTAATCTTGATGTCCTTAAAGAAGGAATGGTGTTTACCGTCGAACCAGGAATTTATGATGAGCAGCTCGGCGGCGTTCGCATTGAAGACGATGTAGTGATAACAGCGAACGGAAATGAGTTGTTAACAAAATCGTCCAAGGAATTTCAAGTGATTAAGAAGTAA
- a CDS encoding response regulator transcription factor, protein MCRVLVVEDELSIRSFISLNIKKQGITVLEAETGEKALDLITRESIDIILLDLMLPGISGIEVCEHIRQYNSSIGIIMLTAKGQEQDKIIGLSSGADDYLVKPFSVGELIARIQSLWRRISAIKDTGQGMNQFEQQQRIILDLDEEVVKKDGETISLTPTEFLIMKYFYEYPNSLVTRDELLNFVWGKEYVGDYKVVDVNIRRLRQKLEENPSKPEHLQTVWGRGYIWKGESYESSSRLSIHVCHIFNALFNR, encoded by the coding sequence ATGTGTAGGGTCTTAGTAGTTGAAGATGAACTATCTATTAGAAGTTTTATTTCTTTAAATATAAAAAAACAAGGGATCACAGTTTTGGAAGCTGAAACGGGCGAAAAGGCTCTGGATTTGATTACAAGAGAATCCATCGATATTATTCTTTTAGACTTAATGCTTCCAGGAATAAGCGGAATAGAGGTTTGTGAGCACATTCGTCAATATAATTCTAGTATCGGGATTATTATGTTGACAGCAAAAGGACAAGAGCAAGATAAAATTATCGGTCTTTCGAGTGGTGCTGACGATTATTTAGTTAAACCATTTAGTGTGGGAGAATTAATAGCAAGAATTCAGTCGTTATGGCGAAGGATATCAGCAATTAAAGATACTGGTCAAGGGATGAATCAATTTGAACAACAACAAAGGATTATTCTTGACCTCGATGAGGAAGTGGTTAAAAAAGATGGCGAAACGATTTCCTTAACACCGACGGAATTTTTAATTATGAAGTATTTTTATGAATATCCTAACTCACTTGTAACAAGAGATGAGCTATTGAACTTTGTATGGGGAAAAGAGTATGTTGGAGACTATAAAGTTGTCGATGTTAATATAAGAAGGCTTAGACAAAAATTAGAGGAAAATCCATCAAAACCAGAACACCTACAGACTGTATGGGGAAGAGGATATATATGGAAAGGTGAGAGCTATGAATCGTCGAGTCGTCTTTCAATTCATGTTTGTCATATTTTTAATGCTCTTTTTAATCGTTAG